The Kocuria sp. TGY1127_2 genome includes a window with the following:
- a CDS encoding MaoC family dehydratase N-terminal domain-containing protein: MSEHQGIAEDLQGRVYSNAPVYSVSREKIREFSRAVKAESRAHFDVESARELGYADLVAPATFAIIVSQAADAELIQDPTAGIDFSRVVHADQRFTHHRAIVAGDELSATVYVDAVRGMGAGAMVTTREEIVDEKGEPVATAVSSLLVRGEE, translated from the coding sequence ATGTCTGAACATCAGGGCATTGCCGAAGACCTCCAGGGGCGTGTTTACTCGAACGCTCCGGTCTATTCGGTGTCCCGGGAAAAGATCCGCGAATTCTCACGGGCGGTGAAAGCCGAGTCCCGCGCTCACTTCGATGTCGAGTCGGCTCGGGAACTCGGGTATGCGGACCTGGTCGCGCCGGCGACTTTCGCTATTATCGTCAGTCAGGCCGCCGATGCCGAACTCATCCAGGACCCGACCGCCGGGATCGACTTTTCACGAGTAGTTCACGCCGACCAGCGTTTTACGCACCACCGCGCCATCGTCGCCGGAGACGAGCTTTCAGCAACTGTCTACGTCGACGCCGTCCGGGGCATGGGGGCCGGAGCAATGGTGACCACGCGCGAAGAAATAGTAGACGAGAAGGGCGAACCGGTAGCTACCGCGGTTTCTTCACTTCTCGTCCGGGGTGAGGAGTAG
- a CDS encoding MaoC family dehydratase — MQKPTVESIEKGQVIGSREIHVTRADLVRYAGASGDFNPIHWNERFASSVGLPGVIAHGMFTMGAAVQIVTDWVGDPGRIVDYQTRFTKPVLVPDAQGDHTPDTGGNIITVEGKIGAVDAENGTARVDLAVSAPDVEGKTQKVLVKAQAIVRL, encoded by the coding sequence ATGCAGAAGCCGACTGTTGAGTCCATCGAAAAGGGCCAGGTCATCGGATCGCGCGAGATCCACGTGACCCGGGCGGATCTTGTCCGATATGCGGGGGCCAGTGGTGACTTCAACCCGATCCACTGGAACGAACGCTTCGCTAGCTCCGTCGGGCTGCCCGGCGTGATCGCTCACGGTATGTTCACGATGGGAGCCGCGGTGCAGATCGTGACCGACTGGGTAGGGGACCCTGGCCGGATCGTCGACTACCAGACCCGATTCACCAAGCCCGTTCTCGTCCCGGACGCGCAGGGCGACCATACGCCGGACACCGGCGGAAACATCATTACTGTGGAAGGCAAGATCGGGGCCGTGGACGCAGAAAACGGTACGGCTCGTGTCGACCTCGCGGTTTCGGCCCCCGACGTGGAGGGCAAGACCCAGAAGGTCCTGGTCAAGGCCCAAGCAATCGTTCGTTTGTAA
- the asd gene encoding aspartate-semialdehyde dehydrogenase, whose protein sequence is MAFQSGDSVGFVGWRGMVGSVLMKRMEEEKDFQGITPVFFSTSNAGGPAPQYQGAPEGGTLKDAYDIDELAELPIIVTAQGGDYTKAVHSKLRERGWDGLWIDAASTLRMNDDSVIVLDPVNRDVIDRGLDRGIKDFVGGNCTVSCLLMGLGGLFREGLVEWTTAMTYQAASGGGARHMREVLKGFRDIAGAVSAELDDPASAILDIDRTALDMQRSGDLDTQQFGVPLAGSLIPWIDADLGNGQSREEWKADAETNKILGLSDDERVIMDGLCVRIAAMRSHSQALTIKLTDDLPVEEIEHIIDQDNEWSRVIPNTKEATMDALTPVAASGTLSIPVGRIRKLAMGPEYISAFTVGDQLLWGAAEPLRRMLNIATGTL, encoded by the coding sequence ATGGCTTTTCAGTCCGGAGATTCGGTAGGTTTTGTCGGTTGGCGCGGCATGGTGGGTTCAGTTCTCATGAAGCGCATGGAGGAAGAGAAGGACTTCCAGGGAATCACCCCGGTATTCTTCTCGACGTCCAACGCGGGCGGGCCCGCACCCCAGTATCAGGGCGCGCCGGAGGGCGGCACGCTCAAGGACGCGTACGACATCGATGAGCTCGCCGAACTCCCCATCATCGTGACCGCCCAAGGCGGTGACTACACCAAGGCCGTCCATTCCAAGTTGCGCGAGCGCGGCTGGGACGGTCTCTGGATCGATGCGGCGTCGACGTTGCGCATGAATGACGACTCCGTCATCGTCCTGGACCCCGTCAACCGCGACGTCATCGATCGGGGGCTGGATCGCGGGATCAAGGATTTCGTCGGCGGAAATTGCACGGTCTCCTGCCTGCTCATGGGCTTGGGCGGACTCTTCCGGGAGGGGCTCGTCGAGTGGACCACGGCCATGACCTATCAGGCAGCTTCCGGCGGCGGCGCCCGCCACATGCGGGAGGTCCTCAAGGGCTTTCGGGACATTGCCGGGGCGGTCTCCGCAGAGCTTGACGATCCCGCATCGGCGATTCTGGACATCGACCGGACGGCGCTTGACATGCAGCGCTCCGGTGACCTGGACACGCAACAGTTCGGTGTGCCCCTGGCCGGCTCTCTCATCCCGTGGATCGATGCGGACCTGGGCAACGGTCAGTCCCGCGAGGAATGGAAGGCGGACGCGGAGACCAACAAAATTCTGGGTCTCTCGGACGACGAGCGAGTGATCATGGACGGCTTGTGCGTGCGCATTGCGGCCATGCGCTCTCATTCCCAAGCGCTCACCATCAAGTTGACCGATGACCTGCCTGTCGAAGAAATCGAGCACATCATCGATCAGGACAACGAATGGTCAAGGGTCATTCCCAATACAAAGGAAGCGACCATGGACGCCCTGACTCCGGTCGCGGCGTCGGGAACGCTCTCGATTCCCGTGGGCCGTATCCGCAAGCTGGCAATGGGTCCGGAGTACATCTCGGCCTTTACCGTCGGAGACCAGTTGTTGTGGGGAGCGGCAGAACCCCTCCGTCGCATGCTGAATATCGCTACTGGAACGTTGTAG
- a CDS encoding GntR family transcriptional regulator, translating to MPDREPKDTGSITPKNIDWNDDAAAREFFAVRLDSGVPPYAQLRRRVVEARHTGELGSGTRLPPVRKLAASLHLANNTVAKAYKELEAAGVVETKGRAGSFVRAGSGLEEKALKITHKFLADLENIGLHQNEAEALLRRVIDETSPLDEHP from the coding sequence GTGCCGGACCGGGAACCCAAGGACACTGGGTCGATCACCCCGAAGAACATCGATTGGAATGACGACGCCGCAGCGCGCGAATTCTTTGCCGTTCGCCTGGACTCGGGGGTTCCTCCGTACGCCCAACTACGACGCCGCGTCGTCGAGGCGAGACACACCGGAGAACTCGGATCCGGAACACGGTTGCCACCGGTCCGCAAACTTGCCGCTTCGCTTCACCTGGCCAATAACACGGTGGCCAAGGCCTACAAGGAGCTGGAGGCCGCTGGCGTCGTCGAGACGAAAGGGCGCGCCGGAAGCTTCGTGCGCGCGGGTTCCGGCTTGGAGGAAAAGGCCCTCAAGATCACCCACAAGTTTCTGGCGGATCTGGAGAACATTGGGTTGCACCAGAACGAGGCCGAAGCATTGCTACGACGGGTGATTGACGAGACGTCCCCTCTGGACGAACACCCCTAG
- a CDS encoding MFS transporter — MYLASGLSISAWLVRVPAIAQELDLSAGPLGILLLSQTLGAFLSVSASGMVVMKLGAQKTLWLTFVFMMLGGLGLAVGVSFLHSVLVAGIGLALFGLGQATFSVAANVQGAAVERALKKQRMPLMHGCFSVGTVIGSVVGTAMTAMDVSVFWHMLSVYVVVIVLVAVAMRYTRHEGEDIQPGTTGLMAIVDSGHGTFSVRHAWSEKRTVLLGIFVLGMALAEGSANDWVALALTNGYGASASVGAIGYGLFVTAMTTGRLLGTGLLNVYGRIMVMRIACVLAVIGLGTFVVSPWIGLGMVAIFVWGIGAALGFPVGMSAAADDPVRASARVSVVSTIGYGAFLGGPPLLGVLGEALGVRNGLAVVLLLVIVSLCLVPQLRTPEKARRRTAEHSEDDSTAHWINQPDAGPTTEKPGNSAPQMSMEEALRERQSHDGADEEED; from the coding sequence GTGTACTTGGCCAGTGGGCTGTCCATTTCCGCTTGGCTTGTGCGCGTTCCCGCGATCGCACAAGAGCTCGACCTCAGCGCAGGTCCGCTGGGAATTCTGTTGTTGTCCCAGACTCTCGGCGCGTTCCTGTCCGTATCGGCCTCGGGCATGGTCGTGATGAAGCTCGGTGCGCAGAAGACGCTCTGGCTAACGTTCGTCTTCATGATGCTCGGGGGCCTTGGTCTCGCCGTGGGCGTTTCTTTCCTGCACTCCGTCCTCGTTGCTGGAATCGGGTTGGCGCTATTCGGACTGGGCCAAGCCACCTTCTCCGTCGCGGCCAATGTGCAAGGCGCCGCCGTCGAGCGTGCACTGAAGAAGCAGCGTATGCCGTTGATGCACGGCTGCTTCTCGGTCGGTACGGTCATCGGTTCGGTCGTCGGTACCGCGATGACTGCGATGGACGTCTCGGTCTTCTGGCACATGTTGAGCGTTTACGTGGTCGTGATCGTCCTGGTCGCCGTGGCGATGCGTTACACACGCCACGAGGGCGAGGACATCCAACCGGGGACCACCGGCCTGATGGCGATCGTCGACTCCGGCCACGGGACGTTCTCAGTTCGGCACGCTTGGTCCGAGAAGCGGACCGTCCTCCTCGGGATCTTCGTTCTCGGCATGGCGCTTGCGGAGGGCTCGGCCAATGACTGGGTCGCGTTGGCCCTGACCAACGGGTACGGAGCGAGCGCGTCAGTCGGTGCCATCGGCTATGGGCTCTTCGTGACCGCAATGACGACCGGACGGCTTCTTGGCACCGGACTCCTGAACGTCTACGGGCGCATCATGGTGATGCGGATTGCTTGCGTTCTCGCCGTGATCGGTTTGGGGACGTTCGTTGTCTCTCCGTGGATCGGGCTTGGGATGGTCGCGATTTTCGTATGGGGCATCGGTGCAGCACTCGGCTTCCCCGTAGGGATGTCGGCGGCCGCGGACGACCCGGTGCGGGCCTCCGCGAGGGTCTCCGTGGTTTCGACGATCGGATACGGCGCCTTCCTGGGCGGTCCGCCCCTTCTCGGAGTCCTCGGGGAAGCCCTCGGAGTCCGCAACGGCCTCGCCGTCGTACTCCTTCTGGTGATCGTGTCCCTGTGCCTCGTGCCGCAGCTACGCACACCCGAAAAGGCTCGCCGGCGGACCGCTGAACATTCAGAGGACGACTCGACCGCCCATTGGATCAACCAGCCCGATGCCGGCCCCACCACAGAGAAGCCGGGAAACTCGGCGCCGCAGATGAGCATGGAAGAGGCTCTTCGCGAGAGGCAATCCCACGACGGAGCCGACGAAGAGGAAGACTAG
- a CDS encoding PGPGW domain-containing protein produces the protein MGIEKEIEQGQREGRLHHALYRFREFTGRHPVLRLLHKVVVSAVGGVIVLAGVIMLVTPGPGWLAIFLGLGVLATEYPIIHRFNQWAKSKVVAVWHRFTAWRAARALRRERTQEQRARARIAKKQHKEFLDAQFRRSHNCAPHRPTSSPGLVLPHAQGRTRRIRRVPKV, from the coding sequence GTGGGAATCGAGAAAGAAATCGAGCAAGGCCAGCGAGAGGGCCGGTTGCATCACGCTTTGTACCGTTTCCGGGAATTCACCGGTCGCCACCCCGTGCTGCGTTTATTGCACAAGGTAGTCGTCTCTGCGGTGGGCGGAGTGATTGTGCTCGCCGGCGTCATCATGTTGGTGACTCCGGGTCCGGGCTGGCTTGCGATCTTCTTGGGCTTGGGGGTATTGGCGACCGAATACCCGATCATTCATCGCTTCAACCAGTGGGCCAAGTCAAAGGTCGTCGCGGTGTGGCACCGATTCACTGCATGGCGAGCAGCGCGTGCGCTCCGCCGTGAGCGTACCCAGGAGCAGAGAGCCCGAGCACGCATCGCCAAGAAGCAACACAAGGAATTCTTGGACGCTCAGTTCAGGCGAAGCCACAACTGTGCCCCGCACCGCCCGACGAGTTCGCCTGGGCTGGTACTGCCTCATGCACAAGGGCGTACACGGCGTATCCGCCGTGTCCCCAAGGTCTAG
- a CDS encoding UDP-N-acetylmuramate dehydrogenase, whose amino-acid sequence MTETLLSELTTLGVGGPARRYVRAENDDEIVNAVQEADHAGERVLVLGGGSNLVVGDAGFDGTVLHIASRGTDVVADDDGRVTLRSAAGEPWDGLVRHSVELGLSGLETLSGIPGITGATPVQNVGAYGTEISQHFRAARVYDRKTRQRLTFTGDDLDFAYRTSMLKREIHDGSPRYVVLSVDFALESNPLSQPIRYTELAQRLGVEVGDRAEAKTVRETVLGLRAGKGMVLDPRDRDTFSTGSFFTNPIIAAETQEQVPDDAPRYPVLDPSGQVDESKTKLSAAWLIQHAGFDKGYGLEGDSVSVAGGRVSLSTKHTLAITNRGGARAEDVVAIARAVRDGVREKFGVTLEAEPVLVGTHL is encoded by the coding sequence GTGACTGAGACCCTTTTGAGCGAATTGACGACCCTTGGCGTGGGCGGCCCTGCCCGACGCTACGTGCGAGCAGAAAATGACGACGAGATCGTGAACGCCGTCCAAGAAGCCGATCACGCGGGGGAACGCGTTCTCGTGCTGGGTGGCGGGTCCAACCTGGTGGTCGGCGACGCCGGATTCGATGGGACCGTCCTCCACATCGCTTCGCGCGGCACGGACGTCGTCGCCGATGACGATGGCCGCGTGACTCTTCGCAGCGCGGCGGGCGAACCTTGGGACGGTCTGGTTCGTCACAGCGTGGAATTGGGATTGAGCGGACTCGAAACGCTCTCGGGAATCCCCGGGATCACCGGGGCGACCCCCGTGCAGAATGTCGGTGCATACGGCACAGAGATCTCGCAGCATTTTCGTGCCGCCCGCGTATACGACCGCAAAACACGGCAACGGCTGACGTTTACGGGTGATGACCTGGATTTCGCGTATCGTACTTCGATGCTGAAACGAGAGATCCACGACGGCTCACCGAGGTATGTTGTTCTCTCCGTGGATTTCGCGCTCGAGTCCAACCCCCTCTCGCAGCCGATTCGCTACACGGAGCTTGCCCAGCGCCTAGGCGTCGAAGTCGGGGACCGGGCGGAGGCGAAAACAGTCAGAGAAACCGTGCTCGGGCTCCGAGCGGGCAAAGGCATGGTCCTCGACCCCCGGGATCGGGACACATTCAGTACAGGATCCTTCTTCACGAACCCCATCATCGCGGCAGAGACTCAAGAACAGGTGCCGGATGACGCCCCGCGTTACCCGGTGCTCGACCCTTCCGGGCAGGTCGATGAGTCGAAGACCAAGCTTTCGGCGGCATGGCTCATTCAGCACGCCGGCTTCGACAAAGGCTACGGCTTGGAGGGTGATTCCGTGTCCGTCGCTGGGGGGCGGGTTTCCTTGTCGACCAAACACACACTCGCGATCACAAATCGCGGGGGAGCGCGTGCGGAAGACGTCGTGGCGATCGCCCGCGCTGTCCGTGATGGGGTTCGCGAAAAGTTCGGGGTAACCCTTGAAGCAGAGCCCGTTCTGGTGGGCACACACCTCTAG
- a CDS encoding DEAD/DEAH box helicase codes for MQPQPHKDQLVTETNQTLPEISSNTAAETVEAEDNSVKFTDLGLDGRVLASLEKVGYEKPSPIQAETIPLLLEGRDVVGLAQTGTGKTAAFAVPALSHLAELSDVNGPNRDTQVLVLAPTRELALQVGEAFSSYASEMPDFTVLPVYGGSPYGPQLAGLRRGAQVVVGTPGRVIDHLKRGSLDLSNIKHLVLDEADEMLRMGFAEDVEQILAKTPKTKQVALFSATMPKTIRKLAEKYLNDPIEVRVESKTTTAANIRQRYMQVMHSHKLDAMTRVLEVEEYDGVIAFVRTKKETEEVAEKLKARGFQAAAINGDIPQNLRERTVQSLRDGRVDILVATDVAARGLDVERISLVVNFDIPHDTESYVHRIGRTGRAGRAGEAILFMTPREKYLLRQIEKATRQKVEPMHMPTADDVNANRLQRFAQQITDTIESEDLTVFKELVEKYENEHDVPAQDIAAAIAVIAQNGRSFLVDELPTKTASRGREERGDRGDRGGRPERGGRKRSDEGLTTYKIQVGHEQRVSPGSIVGALTNEGGLDGSQVGNIDIRGGFSLVDLPENLNINEFRNIQINGNTIDIEPDRGGGQNRGGGNRGGGFRSDRGGRGGYRGDRGGRGGPREDRGGFRGDRNDRGARKGGFRKF; via the coding sequence GTGCAACCCCAACCCCATAAGGACCAATTGGTGACTGAAACCAACCAGACCCTGCCCGAAATCTCCTCGAACACCGCTGCCGAGACGGTAGAAGCCGAGGACAACTCCGTAAAATTCACTGACCTGGGCCTCGACGGCCGAGTGCTCGCCTCGCTCGAAAAGGTCGGCTACGAGAAGCCTTCTCCGATTCAGGCCGAGACGATTCCGTTGCTGCTCGAAGGGCGCGACGTCGTCGGCCTGGCGCAGACAGGTACCGGCAAGACCGCAGCATTTGCTGTCCCTGCCCTGTCCCATCTCGCCGAGCTCTCTGATGTGAACGGCCCCAACCGCGACACCCAGGTGCTCGTCCTCGCTCCGACCCGTGAGCTCGCCTTGCAGGTCGGCGAGGCGTTCTCCTCCTACGCGAGCGAAATGCCTGATTTCACGGTTCTGCCGGTTTACGGCGGATCTCCTTACGGCCCTCAGCTGGCAGGACTGCGCCGCGGTGCGCAGGTCGTCGTCGGAACCCCCGGTCGTGTGATCGACCACCTCAAGCGCGGGTCGCTCGACCTTTCGAATATCAAGCACCTTGTGCTTGACGAGGCGGACGAAATGCTTCGCATGGGCTTTGCCGAAGACGTCGAGCAGATCCTGGCGAAAACCCCCAAGACCAAGCAGGTCGCTCTGTTCTCGGCGACCATGCCCAAAACCATCCGCAAACTCGCGGAAAAGTACCTCAATGACCCCATTGAGGTGCGCGTCGAGTCCAAAACCACCACCGCGGCCAATATCCGTCAGCGGTACATGCAGGTCATGCACTCCCACAAGCTGGATGCCATGACCCGCGTGCTCGAGGTCGAGGAGTACGACGGCGTCATCGCATTCGTGCGTACCAAGAAGGAAACCGAAGAGGTCGCTGAGAAGCTCAAGGCCCGTGGATTCCAGGCCGCCGCCATCAACGGCGATATCCCGCAGAACCTGCGGGAGCGCACCGTGCAGTCGTTGCGTGACGGACGCGTGGACATTCTCGTTGCGACGGACGTTGCGGCTCGCGGCCTCGACGTCGAGCGCATCAGCCTCGTGGTCAACTTCGACATCCCGCACGACACCGAATCCTACGTCCACCGTATTGGTCGTACCGGCCGTGCGGGCCGTGCGGGTGAGGCGATCCTGTTCATGACGCCACGCGAGAAGTACCTGTTGCGCCAGATCGAGAAGGCGACGCGCCAAAAGGTCGAGCCGATGCACATGCCGACCGCGGACGATGTCAATGCGAATCGCCTGCAGCGCTTCGCACAGCAGATCACCGACACCATCGAGTCCGAAGACCTGACCGTCTTCAAGGAACTCGTTGAGAAGTACGAAAACGAGCACGATGTTCCGGCGCAGGATATTGCGGCCGCCATTGCAGTGATCGCTCAGAACGGCCGTTCTTTCCTCGTGGACGAACTGCCGACCAAGACGGCAAGCCGTGGGCGCGAAGAACGCGGCGATCGTGGTGATCGTGGAGGGCGCCCGGAGCGCGGTGGACGCAAACGTAGTGACGAAGGCCTGACCACGTACAAGATTCAGGTCGGACACGAGCAGCGAGTCTCACCCGGCTCGATCGTGGGAGCGCTTACGAACGAAGGCGGCCTCGACGGTTCTCAGGTCGGCAACATCGACATCCGTGGCGGATTCTCGCTGGTCGACTTGCCCGAGAACCTGAACATCAACGAATTCCGGAATATCCAGATCAATGGAAACACGATCGACATTGAACCGGATCGTGGTGGCGGTCAGAACCGGGGCGGAGGAAACCGTGGTGGTGGCTTCCGTAGCGACCGCGGAGGACGCGGCGGATACCGCGGAGACCGTGGGGGCCGTGGCGGCCCTCGTGAGGACCGTGGTGGCTTCCGTGGCGACCGGAACGACCGGGGTGCGCGCAAGGGTGGATTCAGGAAGTTTTAA